The proteins below are encoded in one region of Oryzias melastigma strain HK-1 linkage group LG7, ASM292280v2, whole genome shotgun sequence:
- the LOC112140864 gene encoding proteasomal ubiquitin receptor ADRM1 isoform X1: MSSGALFPSLVSGSRGSSSKYLVEFRAGKMTLKGNTVTPDKRKGTVYIQQSDDSLIHFCWKDRTTGNVDDDLIIFPDDCEFKRVNQCTTGRVYVLKFKAGSKRLFFWMQEPKSDKDEEHCRKVNEYLNNPPIPGAPGSGGGSGHELSALGGEGGLQNLLGNMSHNQLMQLIGPTGLGGLGGLGALAGPGLANLLGSGGPASSSSSSNTRSQASAATPASGGASRLSSAQTPSTPAAPAASAPSPAGAAPSTPASAQTPVTTASAGSPSAHQPIQLSDLQNILATMNVPASAAAQGATVDLASVCTPEMMAPILSNAAVQQRLLPFLPSGESLPQSAEEIQNTLTSPQFQQSMSMFSSALASGQLGPLMSQFGLPAEAVDAANRGDVEAFARAMQASKGDSKEKKEDDEDMSLD, translated from the exons ATGTCGTCGGGCGCTCTCTTTCCGAGCTTGGTGAGCGGGTCCAGAGGAAGCTCCAGTAAATACCTGGTGGAGTTTCGCGCTGGTAAAATGACCTTAAAGGGAAACACGGTGACACCCGACAAACGCAAGGGCACCGTGTACATCCAGCAGTCTGATGACTCCCTGATCCATTTCTGCTGGAAGGACAGGACCACCGGCAATGTCGATGAT GACCTGATCATCTTCCCCGATGACTGTGAGTTTAAGAGGGTGAACCAGTGCACCACGGGCCGTGTCTATGTGCTGAAGTTCAAGGCTGGATCCAAGAGGCTGTTCTTCTGGATGCAG GAGCCAAAATCTGACAAAGACGAGGAGCACTGTCGGAAGGTCAACGAGTACCTGAACAACCCTCCAATCCCTGGAGCCCCCGGCAGCGGAGGTGGGAGTGGCCATGAACTGTCTGCGCTGGGCGGGGAGGGGGGCCTTCAGAACCTGCTGGGAAACATGAGCCACAACCAACTGATGCAGCTGATCGGACCGACCGGACTGGGCGGGCTCG GAGGCCTGGGAGCTCTAGCGGGTCCAGGACTAGCCAACCTGCTCGGCAGTGGAGGTCCAGCGTCCAGCAGCTCCTCATCCAA CACTCGGAGCCAGGCCTCAGCAGCCACTCCTGCATCTGGTGGAGCCTCCAGACTGAGTTCTGCTCAGACGCCCTCCAcccctgcagctcctgcagcttctgctccTTCTCCTGCTGGTGCTGCCCCCTCCACTCCAG CCTCGGCTCAGACTCCGGTGACCACCGCCTCGGCTGGGAGCCCGTCGGCCCACCAGCCCATCCAGCTCAGTGACCTTCAGAACATCCTGGCCACCATGAACGTCCCGGCTTCTGCGGCTGCTCAGGGGGCGACAG TGGACCTAGCCAGCGTTTGCACCCCGGAGATGATGGCTCCCATCCTGAGCAACGCTGCAGTCCAGCAGAGACTCCTCCCCTTCCTCCCCAGTGGAGAGAGTCTTCCTCAGAGCGCTGAGGAGATTCAGAACACGCTCACCTCCCCTCAGTTCCAGCAG TCCATGAGCATGTTCAGCAGTGCCCTGGCCTCTGGGCAGCTCGGCCCCCTCATGAGCCAGTTCGGTCTGCCAGCAGAAGCTGTAGACGCCGCCAACCGTGGAG ATGTGGAAGCGTTTGCCAGAGCCATGCAGGCCAGCAAAGGAGACTCCAAAGAGAAGAAGGAGGACGATGAAGACATGAGTCTGGATTAA
- the LOC112140864 gene encoding proteasomal ubiquitin receptor ADRM1 isoform X2 has translation MSSGALFPSLVSGSRGSSSKYLVEFRAGKMTLKGNTVTPDKRKGTVYIQQSDDSLIHFCWKDRTTGNVDDDLIIFPDDCEFKRVNQCTTGRVYVLKFKAGSKRLFFWMQEPKSDKDEEHCRKVNEYLNNPPIPGAPGSGGGSGHELSALGGEGGLQNLLGNMSHNQLMQLIGPTGLGGLGLGALAGPGLANLLGSGGPASSSSSSNTRSQASAATPASGGASRLSSAQTPSTPAAPAASAPSPAGAAPSTPASAQTPVTTASAGSPSAHQPIQLSDLQNILATMNVPASAAAQGATVDLASVCTPEMMAPILSNAAVQQRLLPFLPSGESLPQSAEEIQNTLTSPQFQQSMSMFSSALASGQLGPLMSQFGLPAEAVDAANRGDVEAFARAMQASKGDSKEKKEDDEDMSLD, from the exons ATGTCGTCGGGCGCTCTCTTTCCGAGCTTGGTGAGCGGGTCCAGAGGAAGCTCCAGTAAATACCTGGTGGAGTTTCGCGCTGGTAAAATGACCTTAAAGGGAAACACGGTGACACCCGACAAACGCAAGGGCACCGTGTACATCCAGCAGTCTGATGACTCCCTGATCCATTTCTGCTGGAAGGACAGGACCACCGGCAATGTCGATGAT GACCTGATCATCTTCCCCGATGACTGTGAGTTTAAGAGGGTGAACCAGTGCACCACGGGCCGTGTCTATGTGCTGAAGTTCAAGGCTGGATCCAAGAGGCTGTTCTTCTGGATGCAG GAGCCAAAATCTGACAAAGACGAGGAGCACTGTCGGAAGGTCAACGAGTACCTGAACAACCCTCCAATCCCTGGAGCCCCCGGCAGCGGAGGTGGGAGTGGCCATGAACTGTCTGCGCTGGGCGGGGAGGGGGGCCTTCAGAACCTGCTGGGAAACATGAGCCACAACCAACTGATGCAGCTGATCGGACCGACCGGACTGGGCGGGCTCG GCCTGGGAGCTCTAGCGGGTCCAGGACTAGCCAACCTGCTCGGCAGTGGAGGTCCAGCGTCCAGCAGCTCCTCATCCAA CACTCGGAGCCAGGCCTCAGCAGCCACTCCTGCATCTGGTGGAGCCTCCAGACTGAGTTCTGCTCAGACGCCCTCCAcccctgcagctcctgcagcttctgctccTTCTCCTGCTGGTGCTGCCCCCTCCACTCCAG CCTCGGCTCAGACTCCGGTGACCACCGCCTCGGCTGGGAGCCCGTCGGCCCACCAGCCCATCCAGCTCAGTGACCTTCAGAACATCCTGGCCACCATGAACGTCCCGGCTTCTGCGGCTGCTCAGGGGGCGACAG TGGACCTAGCCAGCGTTTGCACCCCGGAGATGATGGCTCCCATCCTGAGCAACGCTGCAGTCCAGCAGAGACTCCTCCCCTTCCTCCCCAGTGGAGAGAGTCTTCCTCAGAGCGCTGAGGAGATTCAGAACACGCTCACCTCCCCTCAGTTCCAGCAG TCCATGAGCATGTTCAGCAGTGCCCTGGCCTCTGGGCAGCTCGGCCCCCTCATGAGCCAGTTCGGTCTGCCAGCAGAAGCTGTAGACGCCGCCAACCGTGGAG ATGTGGAAGCGTTTGCCAGAGCCATGCAGGCCAGCAAAGGAGACTCCAAAGAGAAGAAGGAGGACGATGAAGACATGAGTCTGGATTAA